Part of the Triticum urartu cultivar G1812 chromosome 2, Tu2.1, whole genome shotgun sequence genome, caccaagaactccaagatctagatccaaggggttcccctcacatagaggagaaagtgattggtggaaatgtggatctagatctcctctctcttttccctcaaaaactagcaagaatccatggagggattgagagttagcaagctcaaagaaggtcaacaatgggggcaaaaacgagctcaagagatagagaaccattggggaagaagacccccttaaataggtccccacgaatctacccgttatgtacagaacaacataggagcggtacaacctctatgagcaccggtacaactggtaacaggcaataagcggtacaaccggcccacaaccgcccaacaaccgcaccacaacagaggccagtccggtggtagagcggtacatgaccggtacaacctccggaccaattctggagcggtacaaccgctccaaacaccggttgtaccggtcaagcggtacaacctctccatggggcggtacaacctctctgtgtaaacaggcaatatcaaaacagccacaactttcgcatacgagctccgaattcaacgaaaccaagcTTGTTGGAAAGCTAATGACAAGGGCTATCACAATCTTGagagaaatatcaataagaagcaaatgagaaaaggaccataataaaatggtgagaacccttcctcggataagaccggtaaaacctccaacaccgaaaacatcatagaagatgcatgcgaactccgttttcgatgaactcaagcttgtcataaagatgaccataagctctaagactcacaaatgaaaccaaacaagaaccaagaaagatgatgcaaggatgcaatggtttgagctctcgactaatgatacgatcaagctactccctagagagccccccttgatagtacggcaatcgatcctacaacccggtctcccaactaccactatgagaccggtaaaatagaaaacctatcaagggcaaacctttgccttgcacatagtccacttgagctagatgatgacgatcttgacttcctcaagttggaccacttttcttgattgtgttggctcgatgaagactagttgattgctcccccatactccactatgggtgagccactctttggcatatattcacaattccattgacaccacaatggagagcaagcttcaagcttgattgctcccccataatccattatgggtgagccactcttcgagttgctccacttgaacttgcacactgcaaacttgatgacgatcaccacttgatgtcatcctccatgggttgtatgagatcttcctcttgacgcaagaccatggaaacatacctaaccccacaaagaactctcacatagaccatgggttagtacacaaagcgtaatggacaatgcttaccgtaccatgggatcacttgatccctctcggtacttcttctacgctttgtgagttgatcaacttgattcactcttgacttagtcttgatcaacattgAATCTTCCCAACTCTCATTTGGATGATATCTTGAAGGTAaccatgaatgatcacacaatcttcttcttcaagacatgcttgcaataagctcaactcacacatgaccaatctttggataattccttgaaaagcactttggccatctcaactcacacatgaccaatctttggataattccttgaaaagcactttggccatctcataaactccttaaaaccaacacatggacttcaagacaatcctatggacaaatccttcaaatataactcaaggcaaccgttagtccatagagattgtcatcaattaccaaaaccacacatgggggcacggCATGTCCTTTCACACCGAGCATGGCAAATTGTATAAATAAAATAAGTAGTATAAGAAACCAAAAcacaaaagtaaagcatgcagGCAATACCCAGTTAGTCACCAGAATAAAACAATAAGTAATCAACAGAAACAAAAGAAgaaaaactaaaaacacatatgcaTAGAACACTAACCTTAATAGCAAGACGGGGAACCACTGAGGTAACAGAGCGGCAGACGACAAAGAAAGTGAAGGGAACCACAACATGACCTATAAAACAAAAGGAACCAGGGACCTACATGAGAGGCAGGTCCAAAGAGCAAGCACAAACCTCACTAGGAAATAGAGCAGCCGAGAAGCTGAGCAAAGGATACAAAAAACAAAAAGAACAAAGTCATCATGCTTCAGATAAGCACATAGATGACGATATGAATAAACGGCCAAAAAAGGACCTACTGGACACTGAAATAATGGCTCATTTTATTGGAGTGTCCACTAATTTGCATGTATTAATGAGCAACAAGAACCATTCTGTGGACATATAATAGGAAGTGGTGCTGCATCGGATTCTAAAGAACACACTAAAGCAATAGAAAGAGATGGCCCACTAAATTCCGGAGCACACATATCAAAGCAGCAAGCATTGGTCTATGCACACGCAAGCGATAATGCCTATTACACTGTATTCTGCAGCAAGCATCATTAGCAAGACAGGAACAAAATTTGGGCACATCCTACTTGTAAGGATATGCCCGGAAAGGATCACGCAACAAGAAAATCACCAGCACAAGCATAAGGAAAGACAGCCTAATGCACAATGCAACCATGGATCAAGTAACTTTCATATGTCAACGAGCTGCAACCATGAATCAATTAACTTGCATGTGTCAATGAGCAACAAGAGTAAATCCGTACAAGTGCAAATAGCAGGATGTGGCCTGGTAGATCACAAAGTACACATATATAAGCAGCAGCAACTGGATTGCCCTTACACAAACAAGGAGCAACAAACAGCAAGGATTGTAGAAGAACGGTCAAAAGCTATAACCTGCCCATGCAAGACAGGGTACTGAAAATCGAGTAAACTGCACAAGCATGGACCTGAACCTAAATGAATATACGCCTCCGAAAGCAGCAAGCAGGAACAAAAGAATCGAAGCAATCATAAGCAAGAAAGGATGTGCTTTTTTTCAACAAGATCAGAAGGATAACCCCACAAGAAGCAGGATAGGCACACACAACTAATAAAGCAATCCAAGGAAAGCACGACTAACCTTGCTAGCCAACAACATAGACGGTCAGCGAACAAGCAAAAGACCTGGACAGGTAACGAAACGAGAAACAAAGCCATGTCAGTTAACATGCATTTCGTCAAACAGGACACGAGCAAGGAAGAACTCACCTTCTCGAGCAGCAAGGCGAAGGACAAACAACAGAGAGACTGACCCTGCACAAACAACGGAAGGAGGAGACTACCAATTCAACTACCATCGGCCACTCTTGCTCTCCAATTGGACTATCTGGCACTTGTGTTGAGACACCGAAGTTCAACATGCCGAGAAAAGTCTCGTCGCACTCCATCTGCAGAAAATTCGACACAAGTTTCATATAGCACCACATCATATAGCCTACCTAGAAGCATCAATATCAAAGGAAAATCTTTATATAAGTAGCAGTAGCAACATCAGTAGCACTGAACATATTTAGTAGTACACCATTTGAATAAATTTAGCTCGGTAGCACTGAACATATTCAATTAACCACCTAGCCTAAACATATCCAGCGACAGAGACCCCAAAGGCCATCCCAGTCCAGCGACAGAGATCCCATAGGCCATCACCATGCTCCCCGTCCCTGCTGCGCGGCGACTCCTGCTGGAGTCCATCCGCGGCAACCCCGAGCACGAGCTCCCGAGGGTCCAGCTGCTCCAGGACACAATTTTGGGTCAAATTAGAAAACCCCATCCATCTCCCCACGAACTGCAAGAACTTGCAGAAGGGTTGGCGAGTATCAAACCAATCCATTCGAAGAACCTATGAACGCGCCATATGCTACAGCCAAGAACCCATTCCCCTCATGAACTGGGCACCGCACCTGACCAGACAGCCAAGAACTCATATCTCCGATAGACTAGGCGCAAGAAAGAGGCCAAGAAGGACATAGAGAACACCCACCAAATTTCACCAACCGAACCAAGATGCTAGAGGACGATGGGCACAGACGAGAAGGTAAAGGGGATTACAGAGAGAAACCCACCGGCGTGTCGGCTGGTGTGCGTGGCTGCTGCTCTACTCCTCCTGCCGAGTCCGGATCAAGGTCATGCTCCTCGGCTTCGGCTCGAGCTCCTCCTGCTGAGGCCAGGTCAAGGCCGCCGGGCGCCTGCAGAGCGCAGGGCGGGGGTGGCTGGCTGCGCCCGTGCCCCCCGGCGTCCTGCCGAGTCACCCCTCGGCTCAAGCTCAAGCTAGGTGGCCACGGTGAAGAGGTGGAGAAGGGGGCTCAGAGGCTGCTGGTGCGGCGGCGGCAAGAGAGAGGAGGCAGACGAGGCCGAGGAGGCGACGGCAGGAGAGGAGGTGGCTGCGAGGGCGCGGGCGCAGGCAGTGGCAGTGGAGGAGGCAGACgaggccgaggcggcggcggcaggagaGGAGGCGGACGAGGCCGAGGCAGCGGTGACGCCAGGAGAGGAGGCGGCTGCGGGGGCGCGGGCTAGGTCTGGTTATTTTTGCCTCTTCTCACTGCCGCTTCCTCTTTTCTTTGTGCCCCCACGCTGCCAGCTTCTCGTTTCTCTCTACACTATAGCGAATAAAAGGAGACGTGGCCAGTGCCGCTAGTTGGGCACACTGGCTCATCCTTTATATGTTCAACTAGATGACCCGGTTGCGCCAATGGCGCAAGAAGCGAATTAGAAAGAATGTTATTAGTGAGTAAGTAGGAGATGTAACTGGAAATATAATGCAATGTGGATTGTATTACGTCATGTATTAACCACAAATCATGAAATCAATACCAGAGAACCAAATAATGTCACCACCTCTGTACTAACAACCAACATTTTAGCATAAGGAGTATCACAGGAGTGTTTACTTGCACATCAGGAGTATCACAATTACAACTAAAGAGGCATAGTCCTCACTGCTGTCCCTGAGCTCTTCACAAGGAGAGTTCCAAGCCTCGCAACTTCTTCCTCCAGCTCTACAGATGACCCTTAGTTACAAATCTCATCCCTCAGCTATGATTATTTTAAGATGAAATCAACATGCTATTTCTCTCACATGGAACATGTTCAAAATTTACTCAGTCTCACTAATCTTTCAGCTACAAAGGCGGAAAGAATAATGGCATGATCAATAACTGAAAAAACTGGAACAATAACGCTTGTAGCATTAAAAAACCGAAAGTGAATTGAGGACAACAGCACAATTATTTACAACAACGGCAAGCTTGGCTGATGCAAAATGATCACTCTAAAACTATATCTTTAGAACCAAATTAAAAAGGAACAAAATAATCTAATATTCCCTCCTTCAAAAATAACTGTCTCAACTTTGTACAAAAACATCATGTATCTTTAGGACCAATTTTTACACCATGGCACCACAAATCAAGAATAGACATATCAGATTGCAACGTATTCATGATCAGTTACCAATGATGTCACACCAAGGATTTGCACATATAACCTGAAATAACTGCAGCTAGCTTGAAGTCTGAAATCTACCGAGTGACAGACAAAAGCAATACCACCAAACCTTATTCTTATTGGACGAGCACAAGATTTATGAGAAGATAACACATAAAAAAAATCCTATTTGGTTTCTGGATGCATGCACTTTCTCGATTGTGCACATCAAAGCATGGAAGAACATTCCTAGGAGAGCCATTGTAGCACAACGAAGTAAACCAAAAATCAAAAAAGAGAAGTGAATTTGTATCATGTAATTTAGCAATGCATCAGCCCATATCACCATTTATTTTTCAGAGACCAAAGAAAATGACAGAAGTTTCCCTATTCTTTCCTGCACCTTTCTACCTACGAGCGCCACATAGACTGTTTCCACTTGGACACAGCAATCCTCGGCGCGAGCTGCAGAAGAACCACACACGCACATACGTCAGGCCAAGAGACACAAACACGGGCGCCGTGAGGGGGGAACGGAACGGACCGGAAGGGGAGAGACAGATCGAAAGAGGGAACGTACGGAGGCATAGTCAGGCTGGGAGACGTGGAGGGCTTTCTCCTTCCTAGTAGTTCTTGAGGGTTTCTCATTCCTAGAGATTTGCATACATGGACAACATACCCATGCCCTTCGTTTGGTGGGcatgttttttttttcaaaaattgtGTTGCTGGTGCTCTCAAATAATTAAATGGATTAGTTTGAAATTCCAAATTAATCTAATGAAACTCCCAAATATATCTATAAATATTCCAATTTACCGAAGCTTAGCTTTGAGCCATAGGTTTTACATAACATTTTAGTAAATGTTCTTTTACACAACTTCCATAGTATACATGACTTAAAAAATAGCTTGAATCGACAATAAGTTTTCAGCCCAACATAAAGAAACACACAAAAAGTACTATGAGATCAATGGAAACAACATATTGATGTATAGGTTAATAAATAAAGAATCGTCTACTCAAAAGGAAAAACATGGCATCATTATATGGATGTGAAAAGCGTAGATAGGATATGTATGTTAGTTAGCGAATCTTGAAGGTGACCTAGTAAATACCAAAAGGCATATGCAGAAACAACTCAAAAAATTTCTTTTAGTAAATTATGTATGGATGCAGATCGACACTTTGGGTGAGCGTGTTCCGGTAATCAACTGCAACACACCGAGTCAAAAATCATGAACTGAGAAGTAGGTGATCTAAAATGCATTTGTTTAAACTAAGCCAGCAAGAATAACATATTATATTTTAATCTGGATCCTTCATGTAAAGAAATAACATAAAAAGAATCAAGAATTTCTCAATTTATTCAACAAAGAGCAGTGAAAGTGAAACATAGCAGGCACACCAAATAAATCTGGGCACATATAGAAACATTCCTAACATTCTCACACATAAAAAGCAGCTAATCACTCGTTGCGCCGATGGTACAAAGGGCGACAGCAAACcaagcattcaaatcatgcacgtAAAATTTGTTTAAGGACTGATAATAAAGTATAAAGAAATAGATACTTAGGTAGCATGTTAATACACAGTGATATATGTTACAGTGCATGCTAGCATGATAGCCCAAAACAAAGTTGTCAGCAGTTCATGATAGGAAAGCAAAGCTATACAGGTATTCTGAACTATGATTGGACTTGGTCCAGTGGGGTTTGTATAAACAGCATGCCCAGCATTTACAAAAGCATTAGCCTACAAAATAAAAAAGCTATCAGAATACTTAAACCTTGTGAATCACTTGTGTGATAGTGACATAGTAGAAAAATGCATACAGGAGATGGCCCCATTCTAAGCGTCATCATTGTCCGTCCAAGCTCAAAAAGCATAGCCCCCAGATGTTGTATCGCTACTCCCAACTCTGTCGACTCATTCTGGATCTGGCTTCACACAGATGTATCACAAGTGGCAGCATCTCTCTGAATACATTGTGCGAGATGCTGAAATAGGAATCAGGTGAATGGAGGTAAGTCTACACAAAAGTACCACTTAGCTCTTCCGTTGTCTAATAAATTATTTGAGAGTAAAAAATAATTTAGAAGACACAAAGCTACATCATAGCACTACATAATCAGTTGCCGAAAAACAAAGCATGAAATTCTAACAGTAGAAAAGCATCAACAGTCCTATGAGCATTGTGTTCAGAGAGTAAGATGTGTTACCAGGAAAAAACACATAAAACTGAAAGAGGCATGGTTGTATATAGATAGATCGATACAACCTTGTACAGTCGGTCTTCGGGCAAGCATCGCCTGCAGGTTCACTTCAATTACAGTGCCTCACATGAAACCAACGATGAAAAGTCTACCATCAACTGCTAAGCTATCCAGATTGCCTTGGAGATAAGATATGCCTACGTTGTACAGAATGACAACAAGGTTTGGTAGAGCTATTCCACATATTACAGTTAGAATGTATATGAAATTGACGGGTATAACTTGGTAAAGCAAAATAATTTTATTTTACTTTTGCATCAGGGCATCAAGCGTCACAAGAGGATGGCAGGATAATACCATTTCCATTAGTTTCTTCTTCGATACGTGCTACAAAGGTTTTGTAGTTTCTGCATATGTCCACACCTTAAACGTCGCAAGCAGTTAGTTTCTCTTTGGCTTTCTAGAGCGGCATAACAGAGTTGCTTTCGGAAAACATCTTTGTACCATATATGCTGTATCTATCTGAACCAATAAACCTGCAGTGAGAAAAAACCTTGATTCCAAGGCGCTTTGCAATCTGTATAGCAAATGTGCTAGTTCCGCTTGATCCACTATGGATCTGCATACGACTGGAGATAGGTCGACATGAAAAAAAAACATAGGCATGAAAATTCTGTTCCAGTTCAATTCTCACAACACCAAATTGTGCACCTCTTTTTGCATACAAGTGATTACTAAATCATTCCATACTCCATTCGAGTAGCACTATTCAATACTTTGTTGTTTATCAGTTAGTCAGAGCATGTCAATTTGGTGATGACTAAGGAAGATTCACGTTCTGCAATCCTAACAAACAAATTAGCCAGAGAGATTTTCTTAAAGGGAAGGGATTCACCTGGGGAGATGGCTGGTCATGAAGACGTGCAGGACACCTTGGGCAAGCCGGCGGCATCGGTCAGCGATACCCTCTCTGACACCGGGAGCAACAGCCTCGCCGGCACCACAACCTTCTCCGTGTACCTGCGTAAGCAACGAGAGCAGCTGCATGACCTCAAGCCAATACAAAATATTCAAGAAATCAATCAATCAGTACACAATATTCTCTTAGTTGTCCCAATCAATCAGGAATTGTGTACCTTTTGAACAGTTGTAGGAAAATCCTCTTCTAGCCACTTTGTATCTTTGATGACTTCTTTTACTGGCCTCCCATTAATTTTGGCATTCAAGAAATTAGGAACCTACTCAAGTGGAAATCATCAAATCAGTACTCCAAAGCACTACCAATAGAGTAGCCATGTTTGTAATCATATCTTCACCTGAGTTGTTGAATGGTTTCCCCAAATAGTCATATTTGTCACTCTGTCATAAAACACACCAGCTTTTAATGCTAGCTGCAAAAACATTGTGAATGACAGATTAGTCTTGTCATTTGTTGAAATAAAATAACTGAAACATATCAGAAATAATTAAGATTCATTGAGAGTATAACACAGCAAGAAAATGGCAGTGCCTGGTCCTTTCATTTGTAAACAGGTCTACTGTTTTTTTTACCGATGACACAAGTCATAAGTTTCTTTTGCAGCTAGATGAACATACACAAGTTATCTGATGGCCTACATATGACAACAAATTTAACATATGGCAGAAAAATTAACATTATGACCAAGGCAGAATAAAAGGACTGGAACTTGTAGTTTTGGGAACCTGGCTGGCAAAGACTAATGCAAACTTTATCCATGCCTGCAGGATAAAGTTGGCAGTGGATAAATTCAAGAGATAACAGAGTCTTTGCATGGCAGCTCAGAAGCAGGTATACACCATTAACCTGTCCGTGGAAATTGATAAGCGTATGATTATTTGAAACAAGTGTATGATCATGGGTCATATAGctgacacaaatttgattttgcAAAAATGGAGGGATATTAGGAGATGAGTTTCAGTTTTTTTGTCACACCTAACCTTCTAATTCAGCCTGAGCAAGAGCAGAGCATGAGAGACCTTGAAGAGTCGGAGAGGAGCAGCACTCTTGTCCTGTAGGTGGTGCTGACCTCCATTTCCAGATCCAGCAATCTCCTCTCTCGTCTCCTCACTGAAGAAACCAACATGGCCATGTAAATGcttcagtttttgagaatcagTGCACATGAACTGCACATGTTCGCTTGCATACTGAAACTGAACAAAAGGGAGGGTGCTACCTGCAGCAGGGAAGGGAGCAAGGACCTTGTGCGGTGCATTGTGCGGGACATAAGGGTATTGAATATTGTGCTGAAATATGGAACATTGGATAATCTGATGTTAACATTGCACAGCAAAGAGGAACCAGCACAGTTTTAGTGGTACAACACTGAATTTCTACTTCTGAATATTGCCAGTACAATATACTCAGAAGTATAATTTCTTCTACTGAATATTGACAGTACACCAGTATTCAGTTTATATAAACAACAATATATTCTCTGAAGTTTTAGTTGCTTTCTTCAGACAATCTTACCCGATGCAGTCAAAATTTTCAGTTTTGACAAGTCTTGCGATAATTCTAGCAAATTAATTGTCAAGATTGATGGCACTGCTTACCATCTCTCTCAGGAGCACATTGTCTTCTGCTTCCTTTGCAGTTTTTTCAAATATACCCACCGGCATTGACGAACAGGACACATTCATCTTCATGAGAGCAGGCACTGAAAGGGTAATAAGAAAATGTTCAGACAGAGCTAACAAAAGCATTATAAGATGAAGGTTTCTTAGCAGGGAGCAGTACACAAAAATGAACCTGGATCGGAGGGAACAAAAATGAAGGCTTTTTAGCAGGGAACAAAAACTTCAGTCATAGCGTGTGAAATAACCTAAGAAAGGTTAGCTCTAAACCTAAATCAGGGCCATTTTCAAGCAGGGGAGCAGCCAAGGCTAACTCTGAACCAACTCAAGGATTTGGGGGCTGCACGATTCCTAGTGCTTATCAATCCGAGCCAACTCAAGGATTCCTATCCAGATTCTTATCAATCCGACCTTATGAATCCACTTGTCAACTTACGGACCGCAACAGACTAATCCACGGCAAGACCAGCGAAGGACGGTAACTTGACACGGCGGAGAGCACGACCTGCGCAGCAGTCGGCTCGCCTCAGCCCGGAGACGGCGACGCGCGGCCCGGAGACCAGCATCATGGACTCCGCCTCCACCCCCTGCGGCGCCGGGTTGGTCGGGATCGGGGTTGGCGTTGCAGGCTGGCAGCGCCGCCTCCCAGCCCGCGTTCCAGGCGAAGTCCATGGGTGGCCGACGGATCCGGCGACCCATCGGCTCCTTGGACCGAAAGCACAGCCTTTTCGGTGGCAAGCCGGAGCAGAGTGCGGCAGAGGCGAGAGGAGCAGAGCGTGGCGTCGGCGAGAGCCATCCTCCTGCGTCTTGTGACAAGAACTCTCCGCGCCGTCCACCTACTAGCCTGGGGCGCGGCGGACGAGAAAGGCAGAGGTACGGCAGCACAAGAGCAGGATGGAGCCGGCCGCCTCTGCGTCCCGCGGTCCTCCTGCTGAGGACGACAGTGATAGCGCCATGGACCACCGTGAGGAGAAGACTGGAGCTGCGGCGTCATCCTGCAGGACGTACCCGCGAGCGCCGGCCGGCGTCACGTATCCCGCTTCACCGCGCACCACGGATCTGCTTCTCCGGTGCCGATGCCTCACCACCGCGCACCCCCTTCTCCCATCTCCTCTGCAACGGCTCGCTCCCTCCTCGATCTCACATCCTCTTCTTTGCTGCACCATCATCGATCCACACCTCCCCTGCCTCTGAACTCCGACGCAGGGCTGGGAAGGGGGCTCCTCCGTCGGCTGGGAAGGGCTCTAGATGAGGAGGGCAGGGGAGAGGCGGCGGCTGCGCGGGGGAGGGTGGGGAGTGGAGAGCGGGGGAGGAGGATGGACGCGGGGCTCGAGGAGCACGAGGGATTGGCTGATAGGGTTTCACCCCACGTTCTCGTCGTCCCCACTGCAGTAAAATTCGCTCACGTACGCAAAATTAAAGCAAAACCACCTAATTCTCTCGACCCCACAGCCAACGAGCCCCACCCATCACTGACCTATGAAGTTGCTGCTGATGTATAGAAGGACCAACGGTTGACCAAATGCCAGCAGACAAAATCGATCAACAGTAAAAGATCAAACGGACGACGAAGCTCAGCGCGCGCAAGGCCTCCAGAATGGCGGGTTGCGTAGAAGGGTTTATATGTTCAATTAGGAGGATTGCGTTGTGCAACCACTACCATATCTAAACAGCGAAAAAATCACTGAAAACAAATCCACCAATGCGAGGGATCGAACACTGCACCACCCACTTGTCCGGCTCATCATTCACCGCACGAGGTGATGAGCTTCAATATTTAATTATCGAAGGCGGATTATAAGAACTGGAGCAACCACCAAACCTAAAATATTGTTTTCAATTTTGAAATGCCTTTTCTTTTGTTTGTTTCTTTATTggtttttctttcctttttcacttTTTGTACCACTTTTTCTAAAATGAAAATTTTGAAAACTATTAGCATTCTGAAAAGAATTCAAAAAATATTCGCTTTTTCTCAACAGACTGTTTGCAATGACATAAACTATTCGCTTTTCAACATGTTCGGAAATTTAAAAATTATTTGGATTTTCATCAAATGTTCCAATTTTCAAAAAGTGTTTGGAATATCAAAAATTGTTTGCATTTGTTTccatttttttgaaaaaattgtAAAAAATGTGCATATTTGCAAAACATAGTTCCCAGGTGCCAAAAATGTCCGGTCTTGAGTTTGCGGGAAAGTTCCACGTGGGAACATTTTTTGTCATTCTGAACAATGTTTCTAAAACATGATTTTTTTCgaaaaaaaaggccaaacaatTTCTGAAAAAGCGAGCTTTTTTTAGTTTATGAACAAAAATTAGAAAACCTGCAAAATTCTTGAGAAACACAAACATCTTTTGAAAAACTAGAGCATTTTTTTAGTTTACGAACAGAGTTTTAAGAAAACTAAACAGTTAAAAACACAAACATTTACTTCTGCGAGAGGCACAACATCTCGGAAAGAGAGAGAAAAACGTGTTTTTTCTTCTTTTGTGAGAGGCATTGATTTACTTCACATGGAGGGGCACAATTGTGTCTCTCAGAGATAGAAAAATAGTGGGAAAAAGTCGTGCTTCCGGCTTTGTTTTTTTGGGGGGGTTTTCATGAAAAAAGTTTCTCAAAATTTATTAATATGGGATCTAGTTTCAAAGATCTCGACACGAGAAATTCAACGGTGAAAACGATTCACGCTTTGAATGCGTGATTTAAGAGGTAAAACATTTGGAATAAATGAATCTacgaaaaaaaaagaaaaaactccAAGGTTGCGACACATGCAATAAGCCACCTGTCGAACCTAGGAAGATGTGAGCGACCTTTCCAAGGGGTAACCCTGATTTCAGCCTTTTTGTCCCAAGCCCTGTTTGGCGCCTTAAATGTCACTTAAAGGCCACTTGGTAACTAGCGTGCACCTCACCTTCACCTTGGGCTAGGCCCATCTATTTGTTTTTCGTTTTTAATAGCGTAAAATTTGAACCAGCATTGGTTTTGGGGGACCTTCCAACGAACGATTAGATGTTTTTTGAACGATTTTCTTTGTTTTTTGTTCAGCACGAGTTTTGCTCCTTTTATTTTTTATCTTCTCTTTAATTTTTCATCCTTTTACCCTTTTTAAAATGTGTGAATATCAATTTCATGAACTTTTCCCAAATCCTATTTTTTTCAAATTTCCCAAGCTTATTACAAATTTCTAAATTTGTGAAATTTTCAATTTTGTTTACTTTTAAAAACCCACAAACTTTTTTCAAATATGTGAGTTTTTTTCATATCCGCGATATTTTCCagtttttgcaaaaaaaacatccaatatttttttactaatccgcacactttttttttcaaatttgcatTTTATTTTTCAAAACCATAAGGTTTTAAAATTTTA contains:
- the LOC125539328 gene encoding malate dehydrogenase-like, which translates into the protein MMLVSGPRVAVSGLRRADCCAVPALMKMNVSCSSMPVGIFEKTAKEAEDNVLLREMLALKAGVFYDRVTNMTIWGNHSTTQVPNFLNAKINGRPVKEVIKDTKWLEEDFPTTVQKVHGEGCGAGEAVAPGVREGIADRCRRLAQGVLHVFMTSHLPSISHNVFREMLPLVIHLCEARSRMSRQSWE